Part of the Lucilia cuprina isolate Lc7/37 chromosome 5, ASM2204524v1, whole genome shotgun sequence genome is shown below.
tttaaatcgaaaaagaagctttatttgtgatcacccatatttcagttcaaatatcgattttttttgtcgaaaacataaaatcggctataacttcattaaaacgcgtttaaatcgaaaaagaagttttatttgtgatcacccatattttttgtcgaaaatCGGCTAATACTTCGTTAAAatgcgtttaaatcgaaaaaggaGCTTTACTTGTGATCACCCATAGTTCAGtccaaatatcgattttttttgtcgaaaacataaaatcggctataacttcgttaaaacgcgtttaaatcgaaaaagaagctttatttTGATCACAGATATTTCAGtcgcgtttaaatcgaaaaagaagctttatttgtgatcacccatttTTTTAGtccaaatatcgatttttttgtcgaaaacataaaatcggctataacttcgataaaacgcgtttaaatcgaaaaagaagctttatttgtgatcacccatatttcattgtaaatatcgattttttttgtcgaaaacataaaatcggctataacttcgtttgtcgaaaacataaaatcggctataacttcgttaaaacgcgtttaaatcgaaaaagaagctttatttgtgatcaccaatattttagtccaaaaatcaatttttttgtcgaaaacataaaatcggctataacttcgttaaaacgcgtttaaatcgaaaaagaagctttatttgtgatcacccatatttcagtcctaaaatcgatttttttgtcgaaaacataaaatcggctataacttcgttaaaacgcgtttaaatcgaaaaagaagctttgtttgtgatcacccatattttagtccaaaaatcgatttttttgtcgaaaacataaaatcggctataacttcgttaaaatgcgtttaaatcgaaaaagaagctttacttgtgatcacccatatttcagtccaaatatcgatttttttgtcgaaaacataaaatcggctataacttcgttaaaacgcgtttaaatcgaaaaagaagctttatttgtgatcacagATATTTTAgtccaaaaatggatttttttgtcgaaaacataaagctataacttcgttaaaacgcgtttaaatcgaaaaagaagctttatttgtgattaCCCATATTTCAGtgcaaaaatcgattttttttgtcgaaaacataaaatcggctataacttcgttaaaacgcgtttaaatcgaaaaagaagctttatttgtgatcacccatattttttgtcgaaaatcggctataacttcgtttAAACGCGttttttgtcgaaaacataaaatcggctatagcTTCGTTGAAACgcgtttaaatagaaaaaataaaatcggctataacttcgttaaaacgcgtttaaatcgaaaaagaagctttatttgtgatcacccatattttagtccaaaaatcgattttatgtcgaaaacataaaatcggctataacttcgttaatacgatttttttgtcgaaaacataaaatcggctataacttcgttaaaacgcgctttatttgtgatcaccaatatttcagtccaaaaatcgattttgtttttgtcgaaAACATTAAATAGGCCATatcttcgttaaaacgcgtttaaatcgaaaaacaagctttatttgtgatcacccatatttttgtcgaaaacatcaaatcggctataacttcgttaaaacgcgtttaaatcgaaaaagaagctttatttgtgatcacccatatttcagtccaaatatcgattttttttgtcgaaaacataaaataggcCATAAATTCGTTAAAatgcgtttaaatcgaaaaagaagctttatttgtgatctacccatatttcagtccaaaaatcgatttttttgtcgaaaacataaaatcggctataacttcgttaaaacgcgtttaaatcgaaaaagaagctttatttgtgatcacctatatttcagtccaaaaatcggttttttttttgtcgaaaacataaaatcggatataacttcgttaaaacgcgataaaattttcgatttttttgtcggaaacataaaaacaagcttatttcgtgatcacacatatttacccttaaaaataaataaaaacatcaaatttttaatCACTAATATCGTATACGATATTCTAATGACTGCGGGATGCCTTAAAGTATGTTATTcatagtttttaaatgtttaaactttttagtaagacaaaaattgcattaaaaaaattgaaatttaaaattatttttttttgttttgtatttgctCTAAAGTGCAAAATCATCACCCAAGTAATGCTGCTGTAATAagttaatatgtttttatgtatttatataatgttTGCAAAATTACATTCTTAATGAAAAGAAGTCTCTATTAAGTTAACTTAACTTATGGTATTCCAatcgttttagtttttaataattacatttttttattaaattactttgTTTAGCCAAGAAGTATGCTTTACTTTATCGACAAACTTCGGGGTAagtacaaaacaaaagacttatgGCACATAAAAAAGATACATTTTGTATGTGAGAGATAATATagattaatttgaattttaaaaaataggtaGTTCATAAGGGACgtgtttttatttatgatttatgaTAAACATAAGGAATAATGAAAGTCAGACTTGTGATCGTTCTGTTGCTATAGATGTGGAGCTAATGTCAAATAATTcatgttttataatttctttgcaATTATTTGAATGAATTaggaatataatattttttaaaatctgtaTTTTTATCGACTTTCACTGAAGCTGaggaaagttttaataattttgtttaagttgaCAAATGATAATTTGAAAACTAAATTGTTAACTAACTAAAACTCACTTTTGGAAAACTATATACTTGTTTTCAGACAATTGGTTGTCACAACTGtaaaaaatagaatataattaaaaaatctaattatattttatgtaattttctttaattttctttaattttcataaaacaattcATTTATATTACTTTGGCTAAGACCTCCGATAGGTTAGTGgtaagtgttctagtctggtagaccgaagGTGGTAGGTTTGATTCTCACGTGAGACACTGTttaaagagcgcacaacaggcccgaaagaggcctaggtgtatttcttcggatttgatgtatatacatcctcctttcaaactaactaactaacatggCTAAGGCAAAGTGTTAATAGTATGTAcctttttgttaacatttaatataaaataataaataaaaccatgttggaaatttttgttttttaacgtatttttttctatattttttcacttagcctaatgtttataacaatttgtttgtttgctttaacGATAAACTATCGCTAACAAATAACGTTAATGATAGATCGTTGAACAGTTAACAAACGGGACTAGGATAAGGAAGGATTTCAAGGGGTTGGGGACGTTGtgataatttaacaaattgggATATTTTTTGTTGAGATTTAACAGGAGGATTATGTTTGGTGGAAAATTGCATTGTTTAATCGTAGAAATTAATAACAGTTAAAACAACTTAAGCTTCAGGGGCAACGGGCAAATGAGCACCTTGGGGTTGGAAACCGTTTTCATCAGCAACATAGTTGACGGTGTAGGTTTGACCATCATCAGCAACGAAGGAGAAAGAGCCCTTAACGACGATAGCTTCTTCATCAGTACCAACGTTCTTCAATTGACCTTGAGCTTCAGCTTCAACACCATCGCTGGTAGCATaactgtaaattaaaaaaaaatagccGGAAATTAGTTTTGTCATTTGTAAAAGCTTTACTGTGTTAACGTGATAGTTTGCAAATATTGCAATACTTACGCATATTGGAAGGATTCGGGTCCAACTTCAGATTCGGATCTCAAGACGGTAGCATCTTCTGGGCGGGGAGCGGCCAAAGCAACGGCGAAGAGAGCAGCGAAAACAATGAtgaatttcattttgatttgtttttgtggtTTCTAGTGCGTACTTCACTTGAAGAGTTGCTAAGATTGAATGATGCCTTCGTTGATCTCTTGTTACAATTTATagcaaaaaaccaaaatgaaatatatttgcataatttttactACTAAAGAAGATTAcctagatttttttaagaaaactttaaagaattcacaaaactaaatcaaaagaaatatataaaaattaataataagaaacaaaaacaaccaaaaaccagaagtaactttaaaatacaaaaaaaagatgCGTGCAAAACGAAGAAGATACTAaatgaacaaaacataaattaaaaacataaaagttccaaaaatttttttaaaatggaaaaaagcaataaaacatattaaaattatatatgtatgtttgtacatatttaaattaataaaccaacatgttaatttaaaatatatgaatcTGTGGAAGTTAAGGtttttgattttagttttatttggtactgtattgtttttttttttttcttcttttgttgttatttacttTAAGGTCTTATCACTAGAAACacaattaagttttttgtatataatgatCAAAAACTaagaagtttaatattttttatgaatatttagtttatgttttctatacacCCATCCCTTAAACAACATGGTTTCTTTGAATTGTTCTTCTAAATTAATTGttctttctaaatttaaaaaaaaacctaccaAATATGTTcacaaatgtaataaaaaaatgtaaactgtaatagttataattattataataaattttgtttattttaccgTTAGCTGAGATATTGCGAGGgttgtataataattttttttatttaaattcttttggacaaaaaataactttatgttTAAATCTTTATCACGTTTTATGTGGCTTTTGAAGTTTTCTGCACAGTTTGAATTTAGGGATATTAGTAATAAATTTgctgttaaatttatttgataataTCTTTATCACGTTTTtcgtatttatgtttaaatccTAATGTAcgagaaaataattttagaattatttgTAGCAAAAACTATTCTTTAGAAATGTGttagcagttttttttaattttgtaattttttctaacTACTTAAGGAGTGGTTGAACTTAAAGAAAGATATTTGTTATGCTTGATTAAGGAAATTAAGAAATTGTAAATGCAAATTGGCATGGAATTTCATCATGAGAAcctaaacaataagaaaaatattatgtaatcatcgtttcaataaaaaacaaacttattttaTGATCAtctatatacccagcaaaaacttgcatTACCTGGTAAGAGGTTGATCAcctatatacccagcaaaaactttcattacctgGTAAGgagttaaataacaaaattttcttacactatagtattttaagtcattattttaacatgtacATAACAAAATTGCTTacaaataataagtaaaatcaatcaataaattaggaagtatttatataattcattattaataagacattatcgaagtacttctatgtaattaaaactatatatagcagtcattgaaaattatttattaaatatgtggttaaaattgaaaattattaccaAGTTTCTGCTggatataacaaaaaatagtttgcccaaatccaaaaaaatagtattatttcAGGATAATCACTCCCTCAAAAATGCATCATTTGATCATTAATCAGCTACAACTTTCTTACAACGCTTAAAAAACAAGCTTATTTTATGTTAAGCTATAATTAAAATTCTAGTTCggctaaaacataaaaatcaatttatagaGCTAGTTATTACTTCCCAATAAAATCTTTACTTaaccggtaagtaggcaagtaatatttgACCAaaatgtaagtacttactttttgtttatatttactagGATTATTCTTcaattaatgttattgataacgacaactcattaccaaataatgtgtgaaataactacattacctttaataaacatttccaaaattttaaaatattttttttttgtttttctatacaataacaaaaaattcgaCAGGCTTCATTTTTTCGCATCTCAAAATTGTTTCGTAacatatacgaaattgtacgaaatatttttgtataatgcaaaataatgttatatattttaagaaatagttttgtttatttagttgaattatttttgtaatttttaaaataattttgtaatttaagcaaaaaaatttcgaaatttaggaagtatattttttaattacagaaaaaacttcctaaataaaaaaatattttcgtatATTACGAAAGTTAatgtaatgaaattatttttgtaaaataaatcaatgtttcttaatatacacaaaaaaatatattacgacAGATTTTCGTACAttcataaaataagaaaaaggttttattatataatatttcgtattatacacgaaattttcgtaaatattatgaaaaaagtagttatgaaatttattttcgtAAAGTTAAGCATGAATTTCTTTCAGTGTAGGTAAATGTACAACATAATTTGTCAACGTAAAACGAACATCAACCCACTTGCACACAAACTTATCAAACGACCCACgattaaaacttaataatacaTTACACCCACTATTAACACCAGCTACCGTTCGGTTTTTAAACTTAGTTAACCTTCATGGCTATTTGAGGGATAAGTGTTTGTgcgtaaatgtttaaattacttataaaacataGCTTAAGATACGCCAGCTTTGAATATATTCTTTGAATTTGATTAGCATAAATCAGAAAAAATGGATCTCATAATAAGAACAAACCATCAGTTTGGATGGTCGTTCGATCGTCATCATTGTTGACTTGGTTTAGTGCGTATAATACCTGTTTTAGTTTaagacataaaataaaattttaaaaattaatgaaaattttatgcgGATTTTTTATTCTCTATATCTTTAACATATTctaatcaataaataaaaaactaatgttTATGGGTGATCTagcaaattcaaatttaaaccaACGTAAATCttttatatgcatacatattttaacttactttttttttcaaagtattGTTAGTTTAATGTTGGTGTCtgtcttaaataaattaacagcaaaaaaaaaaacatttaaacattaaaaaagcaTAGCATCAGTCcaccaaataaaaaaacgtgTGACCAGTTGTTAGCCAGTAAGTATTCAATATATGTGCTGAGATAACACTgaagatgataataatgatgctgctgttgctgcttttAATCTGGCTATAATGACCttcaaaattccatttttgcttttttgtgtttattttgtatctgcttgtccgtccgtccgtctgtttttttttttttttttgtttttaactgtatgagtagttttttaacaaatgcTTTATAcgtgaatttttaatttgttgtatgtatttaaatatttatttattttcttttgtttatttaattttcttaacttcttttattttgatttaatttacttaagaaataaaatgtttattacccATTTTTGCCATTTATaacttaataatttcatttagtcTTAATTGCAGTTCTGGGTTGTTAGAACCatttgaaacaaattaaaaacaatttatttgtctAAGaagttttaattgttaaatagattttttaattcttaattaggatttttataaccaaaatttagtgcattttatataaatatgtatgaaaaaaatactttatataaatgttttatttttattgatttttttaaattcttgtgaatactttttgtttaaatgttagtCTATTTGGCATGCAAAgcataaaagtatttaaaaaataatacttattttattacgttattttgttatttaatattgttcTTTACGAGTGCAGTTTTAATGTTTGGCGTTAAAGGCCGTGTTATATTGAAGTTCAATCTATCTAAAAAGAAACAATCTAATCGACTGTTCGGTTTTatggaactgaaccagaactggacttaaactgaaactagaactgaactagaactgaacaagaactgaactagaactgaactagaactgaactagaactgaactagaactgaactagaactgaactagaactgaactagaactgaactagaactgaactagaactgaactagaactgaactaaaactaagcTAGAACTCATGTTTTGTACAAAAGCACTACTATATCAAAACCATGTCATAAGTTTCAAAAAAACTGCGTTTTTTATCATTCTCTTTAAGACAATCATTGATTTAGCCATAAAAATTGTGAAACTTCtgtaatttgtgtaaaaatcaaaaagatTTTTTCCCACCATCTTTGCAACACTCAAAtggttaacaaaaataattttaaattcaaattttagttagaattaattaaaatcaattagtTCATTCAATACCTATTTCGATTTATgtcattgtttattttctgttttaatccTCCATTTTGCAAAATCATTAGCAAAGTTTTAACGCAACAAAACTATgtataaagcaattaaaaaaatctcttctttttgttaaaattctaagaaaccataaaatttagcaaaaaaaaaactataaatttcaaGACTCGTCTTTAAACGTATACATTTGTACAAacgttttgtatgtttattcAAAACAAGTTTATATTTCGTTTTAAAGTTCAAAAACGTTTggttttttctataaacttcttatgttttttataacatttaaaacgtTTCATTAAATTCTggctaattttcaaaaattttgtttatattttacatgaataaatattaacttgcttgtattttatttatttataaaatattatataaaagaatttaaatgaactaaataatttatgcaaattaattAAGTTTGTGTATGACGCAACTTGTTAGAGAACTTTCGGAGGTCTTTGCTCTTAAGTAACTCTACtagttaaaattcatttaaaagaaatttcgatttcaactttaaacaaatctatttttaaataaattaaacaatagcaAATGTATTTTAAGGGACAGTTTTATTTTCGGCAGCTAGTGATGATGCGGATCATTGTCACTTAAACTTGAATTTTGGTGTTCAATGTTGttccatttcattttaaactgcTCTTAAAATACTatggtttatatgtatgtatgtacatatatgttttaCTGTTGCCAGGTCtaaaattgtatgtttattGTTAGAATTTAAGAGATTAGCTGATTTTCATGATGGTTTAGAAATATGTTCCATTAAAACAAATCAAGATTGTGATCtatgaattaattttaaatttatttagaactgaaatagaactgaactagaactgaactagaactgaactagaactgaactagaactgaactagaactgaactagaactgaactagaactgaactagaactgaactagaactgaactagaactgaactagaactgaactagaactgaactagaactgaactagaactgaactagaactgaactagaactgaactagaactgaactagaactgaactagaactgaactagaactgaactagaactgaactagaactgaactaatccATATAGTGGATAAAATACTTATCgatatttaaatactaaaaaggtccatagactagtccatacagTAGTGCATAGACCATATTATAGAGAAGTCTATCGAATAGACCATAGaattgtccatagactagtcgataaGCTAATCCTTtgcctagtttatagactaagttattggtttatagaacaaaaattcGTCGAATCGAAAAAAGGACTTCTTTCATATCTGGCGATGTGAGAAAAGATTGTATTaaggatataaaaaatatgttcttctaaaacctttatttattaaagttaaattgagtattaaacaaaaattcaaataaaaatgatatataaaaataaactatttaaacaaaaataaactacatatttacaaattgaACACAACTGTAGGCTAATGAGaaacaaattgattttaaccgaaaagcaaacaaatttaaGCGACTAGTTTGAAAGAGGGATGATAACCCAATTCATCGGCAGTAAATGTCATTTCGTATCTCTTGCCATCTGGAGCAGTCCAAGTGGTAGTACCATGGACAACAATAGCAGCACCGTCCTCTGTAGTCTTGAGTTCTCCTTCCTCAGAGCGAACAATGCCATTGCTGGTTTCATAActaatttgtgaaaataaagaaatgtattaattgaaaaatataccaAGATCTTTTAACAACTTACGCAAAATTGTATTTATCAACACCATTATTTTCGGTTTCCAAACGTAAAGTTTCGGCATGGGTATCATCCTGCTGAGGAGCTGGATTCTGAGAAGCAGAATGCTGAGAAGCAGAATGCTGAGGAGCTGACAAAACCACAGCAAATAAATAGGCCAATACTATCAATTGATATTTCATGTTTACAAGaagtttgttttgcaaaaaaaatccttaaaattgttatttgaaGGCAAGATGTTTAAACTTAACTGATTTCCAAAGTTGCAACAACATGTTTATATagtcaaaaatttgtttatattgaacaaaaataaaatattatttatttttattaacacttAAATTTAACAATGTCCTCATCTTCAAAAATTAATATCATAGtcgtaaaaaagtaaaaaaaaataaaatcgataACAATGAAGTAATATCTTAAACTCCTGCTGAAATTCTTCGAAATGAACCCACAATCAAATTAGTGTTACGAAAACAATAAAAGCCcccacaaca
Proteins encoded:
- the LOC111690693 gene encoding endocuticle structural glycoprotein SgAbd-5 yields the protein MKYQLIVLAYLFAVVLSAPQHSASQHSASQNPAPQQDDTHAETLRLETENNGVDKYNFAYETSNGIVRSEEGELKTTEDGAAIVVHGTTTWTAPDGKRYEMTFTADELGYHPSFKLVA
- the LOC111690695 gene encoding larval cuticle protein 65Ag1-like gives rise to the protein MKFIIVFAALFAVALAAPRPEDATVLRSESEVGPESFQYAYATSDGVEAEAQGQLKNVGTDEEAIVVKGSFSFVADDGQTYTVNYVADENGFQPQGAHLPVAPEA